The Amycolatopsis jiangsuensis nucleotide sequence CCGAAGATCTGCCTCGAGCTGGGCCGGGGCGTGCGCGGGCAGATCGGGCACACCCAGCCCCGCAGGCTGGCCGCGCGCACGGTCGCCGACCGGATCGCCGGCGAGCTGAGGACCGAGCTCGGCGAGACCGTCGGCTACAAGGTCCGCTTCACCGACCAGTCCGGCCAGGACACCCTGGTCAAGCTGATGACCGACGGCATCCTGCTGGCCGAGATCCAGACCGACCGGATGCTGCGCCAGTACGACACCCTGATCATCGACGAGGCGCACGAGCGCAGCCTCAACATCGACTTCATCCTCGGCTACCTCAAGCAGCTGCTGCCCCGTCGTCCGGACCTCAAGGTCATCATCACCTCGGCGACGATCGACCCGGAGCGGTTCTCGCAGCACTTCGGGAACGCGCCGATCGTCGAGGTCTCCGGCCGGACCTACCCGGTCGAAGTGCGGTACCGGCCGCTCGCCGATCCGGATGATCCGGCGGCCGATCCGGACCGGGACCAGACCCAGGCGATCGCCGATGCGGTGCGCGAGCTGTCCGCGGAGGGGCCCGGCGACGTGCTCGTGTTCCTCTCCGGCGAACGGGAGATCCGGGACACCGCCGACGTGCTGGGCCGGCTGGGCCTGCCGAACACCGAGGTGCTCCCGCTGTACGCCCGGCTGTCCGCGGCCGACCAGCACCGGGTGTTCCAGCGGCACACCGGGCGGCGGATCGTGCTCGCCACGAACGTCGCCGAGACCTCGCTGACGGTGCCCGGCATCAAGTACGTGATCGATCCCGGTACCGCGCGCATCTCTCGTTACAGCCACCGCACGAAGGTGCAGCGGCTGCCGATCGAGCCGGTTTCGCAGGCGTCGGCCAACCAGCGCAAGGGCCGGTGCGGCCGTACGTCGGACGGGATCTGCGTCCGGCTGTACTCCGAAGCGGACTTCGAATCCCGCCCGGAGTTCACCGATCCAGAGATCCTGCGCACCAATCTCGCGTCGGTCATCCTGCAGATGACCTCGCTCGGGCTGGGGGACATGGCGGCGTTCCCGTTCGTGGAGCCGCCGGACCGGCGTCAGGTCACCGACGGGGTGCAGCTGCTGCGGGAGCTCGGCGCGTTCGAGGCGGGGGAGACGGCGAAGCTCACCGAGGTCGGCCGTCAGCTCGCGCTGCTGCCGGTGGACCCGCGGATGGGGCGCATGGTGCTGGAGGCCGCGCGCAACGGCTGCGTGCGCGAGGTGATGATCATCGCCGCGGCATTGTCCATCCAGGACCCGAGGGAGCGGCCGGCGGAGAAGCAGCAGGCCGCCGACGCCCAGCACGCCCGGTTCGCCGATCCGGCGTCGGACTTCCTGGCGTACCTGAACCTCTGGGAGTACGTCAGCGAGCAGCAGAAGACGCTGACCGGCAGCCGGTTCCGCCGGATGTGCCGCGCCGAGTACCTGAACTACCTGCGGATCCGGGAATGGCAGGACATCTTCGGCCAGCTGCGCCAGCTGGCCAAACCGCTCGGGATCGCGCTGAACACCACCCCGGCCGAACCACAGCGCGTGCACACCTCGCTGATCGCCGGCCTGCTCTCGCACATCGGGCTCAAGGACCCGGCGAAGGGCGACTACCTCGGCGCACGCGGGGCGCGGTTCGCGGTGTTCCCCGGTTCGTCCCTGTTCAAGAAGCAGCCGCGCTGGGTGATGTCGGCGGAGCTGGTGGAGACCTCGCGACTGTGGGGGCGGGTCAACGCGCGGATCGAGCCGGAGTGGGTCGAGCCACTGGCCGGGCACGTGGTCAAGCGCACGTACTCCGAACCGCACTGGGAACGCAAACAGGGTGCGGTGATGGCGGTGGAGCGGGTGACGCTCTACGGCGTGCCGCTCGTCGCCGACCGCCGGGTGAACTACGGGCGGATCGATCCCGAGGTGTCCCGTGAGCTGTTCATCCGGCACGCGCTGGTGGACGGCGACTGGCACACCAACCACGCGTTCTTCGCGGAGAACCGGGCGTTGCTGGACGAGGTCGAGGACCTGGAGAACCGGGCACGGCGCCGGGACATCCTGGTCGACGACGAGACGCTCTTCGAGTTCTACGACCGGCGCGTGCCGGCCGACGTGGTGTCCGTGCGGCACTTCGACAGCTGGTGGAAGAAGGCCCGGCGCGCCGACCCGGACCTGCTGTCGTTCGAGAAGTCCATGCTCATCAACGAATCCGCGGACAGTGTGCGGGAAGCGGACTACCCGGATTCGTGGACCCAGGGCACGCTCGTGTTCGGGCTCACCTACCAGTTCGAGCCCGGCACGGACGCCGACGGCGTGACCGTGCACCTGCCGCTGCCGGTGCTGAACCAGGTGACGCCGGACGGTTTCGACTGGCAGGTGCCCGGGTTGCGTGCGGAGCTGGTGACCCAGCTGATCAAGTCGCTGCCGAAAGCGTTGCGGCGCAACTTCGTTCCGGCGCCGGACACCGCGAAGGAAGCGCTCCTCCGAGTGTCCCCTTCGGACGGTCCGCTGGCGGAGGTGCTCTCCGACGAGCTGCACGCGCTGCGTGGCGTGGACGTGCCGCTGTCCGCGTGGGATTTCTCAGCGGTACCGGACCACCTGCGGATGAGCTTCCGCGTGGTGGACGAGCGGGGCAAGCGGCTGGCCGAGGGCAAGAGCCTCGAAGAGCTGAAGCGCCGCATGGCACCCCGGGTACGGGAGACGATTTCCCGTGCGGCCGACAGCATCGAGAAGGCCGGGCTGACCCGGCCCGCGTTCGGGGAGCTGCCGAAGGTGTTCGCCTCGACCCGGCGCGGACACGACGTGAAGGCCTATCCCGCGCTGGTCGACGAGGGCGCTTCGGTGGCCGTGCGGCTGCTGGACACCCCGGCCGAGCAGCGGCACGCGATGTGGTCGGGCACGCGGCGGATGCTGCGGCTGAACCTGAATTCGCCGATGAAGTTCATCACGCGGTCGTTGTCCAACTCGTCGAAACTGGTCCTGAACCGGAACCCGCACGGCAGCGTCGCCGGGCTGCTGGAGGACTGCGTGGACTGCGCGGTCGACGCCCTGATGACCGAAGCGGGCGGCCCGACGTGGGACGAGGCCGGATTCGCCGTGCTGCTGGAGAAGGTGCGGGCCGGCCTGAACACCGAGGTCCTGCGTGTGCTGACCGACGTGGAGGCGATCCTGCGGGCGGCCAACGACGTCGAAACCCGGCTCGCCGACGCCCGCGGCCCGGCCGAATCCCTCGCGGACCTGCGGCACCAGATCGACGGCCTGGTCCACGCCGGCTTCGTCACCGAGACGGGCGCGGCGCGGCTGCCGAACGTGGTCCGCTACCTGCGTGGCGCGCTGCGGCGACTGGAGAAGCTGCCCACGGAGCCGACCAGGGATCTGCAGCGGACCGCGGACGTCGCGTGGATCACGCGGGAGTACGAGACCGCGCTCGCCGAGCTACCGCCGGGCACGTCGTCCCCGGCGCTGGCGGAGGTCCGCTGGATGATCGAGGAACTGCGGGTGAGCTTCTTCGCGCAGACATTGGGTACGGCGCATCCGGTGTCGTTGAAGCGAATCACGAAGGCCTTGGACGAGGCGCTGGGCTGACTACGGGCGTACGGGCGTCGGGTCGGGCACGGACGGGGCTGGCGGCCGGGCGCGCACGCCGGTGCCCGCATCCGCGAGACGCCGGGTCCGTAACCGGGCCCTACTCGGCGTCCTGTGCCTCGACCAGGTCGAGGTCGCGGACGCAGAAGCCGTGGTGCTCGAAGGTCTCGGTGAGCACCGTGCCGAGGCACTGCCGCACCGAGCGGCCCCGGGCGTACGGCGGCCAGACATCGTCGTCGGGCACCGGCGCTCGCGCCGCGAGCTGCGCAGCGGTGACCTCGTCGAGCCAGGCCTCGAGCTCGGCGGCCTGTGCGGCACGCACGCTCACGATCTCGTCCAGGGCCGGTTCGAGCGAGAGGTCGAGCCCGTGCGCGCCACGATAGGCCTCGACGGTCGGCCCGATGCCCATCGGCGTGAACAGCTCCGTCGAGCTCAGGCAGCAGCGGCGGAACCACGAGTCGTGGACGAAGACCAGGTGGCGCATCGTCTGCGCCGCCGACCACTCGCCGTTCACGCTGCGGCGCTCGATGCCGGGTGTACGGCGAACTCGCTCGATCGTGGCCGCCCAGCCGGCATGGAGCCGGCGCGACGCCTCGCGCAGGTCGGCAGGGTCCTCGGAACGGAGCAGCACCCGCACCGGGTGACGCCGGTCGAGCTCCGCCTCGACGTACTCGGTGACCTCGACACCGTTCACCACGAGGTTGGTGACGAGCCCGTCGATCACGGCATCTTGCAGGACGACGCCGATCAGGCGTGCCCCGGTCAGATCGCACTCGCGGAACTCCGCACCGTGCAGAACCTCGTCGACATAGCGCGTCATACTCCGCATCCTAGGCCCGGGCACCGACAAACCGGCCCGGTCCAGGTCCTGACCGAGCGCGGCACGGAACCGCGTCGCGATCCAGCCACTGCACCACCTTTCGGGTCGCATGCCGCAACCACCGCTGGAACGCACGGGGCCGCGGCTACTTCGCCTCCGCGTACGTGTCGACCGGGACCGCGTGCATGGGGAAGCGGACCGGGCAGGCCTCGCCGAACAGGAGCCGCGCGGCTTCGGCCACCGTGTCCTCGATCAGGGCGGCGACCTCGTCGGCCAGGTCGGCCGGGGTGTGCACGATGACCTCGTCGTGCAGGAAGAACACCAGGTGTGCCGGATCAGGCAGCCGGCGGCGGAGCGTGGCCAGCAGGACCGCGGTGAGATCGGCGGCGCTCGCCTGCACCACGAAGTTGCGGGTGAACCGGCCCCAGCCACGAGAAGCGCGGCGCGCGCGGGTTTCCGCGGCCTCGTCCTCGGCAACGCCACCCGTGAGGGCCCGCCAGGCTGCGGACGGTGCCGGTGCCGTGCGGCCCAGCCTCGACCGGACGCGCTCGCCGCGTTCACCGGCCGCGGCTGCTCGCTCCACGTAGGACACCGCGTCGGGAAAACGCTGACGCAGCAAGGCAAGCAGCGGGCCGGCCTCGCCGGACGTGCCGCCGTACATCGCCGAGAGCATGGCGATCTTCGCGCGAGCCCGGTCGTCCCGGGTGTCGCCGGGGCGCAGCGGGACGTAGCGCGCGCCGGAGAACAGCGCTTCGGCCAGGCGGGCGTACAGGTCGGTGGCCGCGGCGACCTCGGCGAGCCTGCGGTCGCCGGACAGCGCGGTGAGCACGCGTGGCTCGAGCTGCGCCGCGTCCGCCACCACGAGCTTCCAGCCCGGGTCCGCGCGTACACAGGTGCGCAGCACTTTCGGGATCTGCAGCGCCCCGCCGCCGCGCGTGGCCCACCGCCCGGACACCACACCGCCGACCACGTAGTGCGGCCGGAACCGGCCGTCGGTCACCCATTCGTCGAGCCACGCCCAGCCGTTGGCCGAATGCAGCCGGGACAGCTCCTTGTACTGCAGCAGCGGCGCGACCGCGGGGTGGTCGATGTCCCGCAGCAGGTACTTCCGCGCCGACGGGACCTCGATACCCTCCCGCGCGAGCGCCCGCACGACGCTCACCGACGAATCCGGGTTGACCTCCCGTCCGCCGAACGCCTCCGAGATCTCCGCGGCCAGGGCGACCAGCGCCTTCGGCCGTTGTCCGTACGGCACGCGCGGGCCCAGCCGCTCCGCCAGCAGCTCCCGGTGCAGGTCGGCCCGCCACGGCAGCCCGGCCGCGGACATCTCGACCGCGGCCAGCGCGCTCGCCGACTCCGCCGCGAGGAGCATCCGCATCCGCCCGGGCGCATCGAGGGCCGCGACGCGCTTTTCCTGCTCGGCGAGCACCCGCCGCGCGGCGACGGCGACCGTGACGCCCTCGGGCAGGCCCGGCCCTCGCGGGGAGAACAACGTGGGTTGCACGTCTTCGCCGAACGCCGGGCCGTCGTCCGGAGGCTCCTCGCCGCGCGCCCGCGCCCACGCGGCCCGCAGGCTGCGCGACTCGGTCTCGCGGCCTTCGTGGGCAAGCAGCAGTCCTTCGGCGAGCGACAGATCGTGGCACCGGTCCAGCCGGACGCCCGCCTCGACCAGCGCCGGATACTCCGCCTCGACCGAAGGCAGCACCCAGCGCGGACGGTGCGCGGCCTCCAGCTCCCGCACCTGCGCGACCCATTCGGCCCGCGACAGGCCGCGCCGGGCACCCGCCGGGCCCTCGATGTGGTAGCCGGAGTCCTCCTCCCGGCCGGTGATCACCTGCACCACGACATTGTGCCGACCGGCACCGACAAAAACGGCCCGGCCGCGGGCGGGCACCGGAAAGACGGGCTCGCGGATTACCCGGAAGGCGCTCTGGTGCCGGGTACACCTCCGTTGCTACTGTCGAGTAGCTCCCATACCGCCGGTACGCGGACCGGGGTGGGGGCGCTCCCGCCGCAGCAACGGAGGTGCCCGGATGAGTGTGGCCGCGCTGGCCGGCAAGGTGACCGAGACGGTGCGCAGCATCGAGGTGATGCGCCGCGCCGGGCTGGTCCCGTTCCCGCGGCTCGACGAGGGGCTGCGCTCGCTCGCCGCGGTGCGCAGGTACGGTCCGTTCGCCGGGGCCTGCCACATCGCCGCGCGGCGGGACTCGTCCGCGATCGCGGTCGCCGACGAACGCGGGCCGCTCACCTTCAAACAGCTCGACGACCAGTCGAACGCGCTGGCAAGGGCGTGGTCGCAGCGGGGACTGGGGCCGGGCACGGTGATCGCCGCGCTGTGCCGTGACCACCGCGGGCTGGTGCTCGCGATGGCCGCCTCGGGCAAGCTCGGCGCGCCGCTGCTGCTGATGAACACCGGGTTCGCCAAACCCCAGCTCGCCGACGTGGCGAAGCGCGAGAAGGTCCGCGCGCTCGTCTACGACGAGGAGTTCACCGGCCTGCTCGACGCGGTGCCGGACGTCGAGCGCTACCTGGCCTGGGTGGACGAACCGGGGGAGCAGGACATCCCGCTGCTCGACGAGCTCATCGCCGGCACGGACGACCGGCCGGTCGCCGCGCCCGCCAAACCGGGCGGCTTCGTGCTGCTCACCAGTGGTACCACCGGTACGCCGAAGGGCGCGCCGCGGCCGCACACCTCGGCGCTGGCCTCGGCACAGTTCCTGGACCGGATCCCGCTGCGGTCCGGCGAGGCGACCTACCTTGGCGCGCCCCTGTTCCACGCGACCGGGCTTTCGCAGGCCATCCTGAGCTTCGCGCTCGGGTGCAAGGTCGTGCTGCGCCGGAAGTTCGACCCGGAGGCCACGCTGAAGGGCGTGGCCGAGCACCGGTGCACGGCGTTGGTGCTGGTGCCCACGATGCTGCAGCGCATGGTCGACCTGCCGGAGGAGATCCGCGCGAAGTACGACACGTCCTGCCTGCGGATCATCTTCGTCGCCGGGTCCGCGCTGTCGCCGGATCTGGGCAACCGGGCGAGTGCCGCGTTCGGCGACGTCGTGCACAACCTGTACGGCTCCACCGAGGTCGCGGTCGCCTCGGTCGCCACGCCGCAGGACTGGCGGCGGGCACCGGGCACGGTCGGGCGCCCGCCGGTCGGCTGCCGGGTGGTGCTCTACGACGAGCACGGCAAGCAGATCACCGAGCCGGACGTGACCGGCCGCGTGTTCGTGGGCAGCGGCCTGAGTTTCGGCGGGTACACCGACGGCCGGAACAAGGAGATCATCGACGGGCTGCTCTCCAGCGGCGACGTGGGTCACTTCGACGCCGAGGGCCTGCTGTTCATCGACGGCCGCGACGACGAGATGATCGTCTCCGGCGGGGAGAACGTGTTCCCGGTCGAGGTGGAAAACCTCCTGGTGGAGCACGCGGAAGTGGTCGAGGCCGCGGTGCTCGGTGTGGCCGACGACGAGTTCGGCCAGCGGCTCAAGGCGTTCGTCGTGCGCACCGGCGGTTCGGCGCTGGACGCCGAGGCGGTCCGCGACTACGTGAAGGCGAACCTGGCCCGCTACAAGGTGCCGCGGGACGTCGAATTCCTGGACGAGCTGCCGCGCAATGCGACCGGGAAGGTGCTGCGCGCCCAGCTCTCATGAGTGGCCACGCCGGTTCCGACCGGCCGCACCACTCACGAGTCCCAGCCGATGCCGAAGATCCCGGGGCCGAAGTCGAGGGCGACGGCGTGCACTCCGTCGCCGCTGTCCAGGCGCAGGCTGCGGCGGGCCGGCGGGCCGTCGGCCGCGCGGGAGTACTGCCAGCAGCGGTCCGGCACGGCCTCCTCGGCGAAGCGGACTTCGAGCAGGTACTCGCGGACGGTGCGGCGGAATTCGCGGTAGTGCGTGGCTCGGCACTGCGGATACGGCGGTCCGGCGTTGGTCAGGGTGTACTCGATGAGGTGCGTTTCGCCGCGTTCCAGAGCGTGCTCGAACAGCAGCTCGGCCACCAGGATGCCGTGCTCGTCGTCCACCTCGGACCGGCCGACCCGGCAGTTGCGCACCGGCCGCAGGTCGGGCACCGCGGCCGCGTCGCCCTGGGCGTACACGAGCAGCCAGCGGTCCTGGCCGTCCGCGCCGGACTGGAACACCGCGCGTGAGGTGACCGCCCGCTGGCCGCCGTCCTCGGCGATCTCGCAGCGGTCGTGCAGGCCGACGAGCTTGAGCTGGTGCTGCTGGTCCAGCGCGTCCGGCGCGCCGACCCGGTCGAGCAGCGGCTGCAGGATCTCCCGGGTGAAGGTGAGCGGTTCTTCGCCGGTGCGGTCCCGGCGGCTCGCGCCGCGCGGCCGGGGCGGGGGCAGCAGCCCGAGCAGTGCGCCTGCCGGAACGTCGAGGATTTCCTCCAGCACCCGCACCGCGGCCAGCGATCCGGTGCGTTCGGGCTGGCGCTTGCCGGACTGCCAGTAGCTGAGCGCGGTGACGCTGACCGCGGTCCCACGGGCCCGCAGCCGCGCCTGGATCCGGTCCAGCGACAGGCCGCTGGTGGCGATGGCCTCGCGCAGGGCGCTCGCGAACGCGGTCCGGGAGCCCGCCTCGGGGTCCGGACCGATCCGGTCCGCCGGTCGCCGCTGCGTCATGGTTGCGCCGACCACCCCCGCCCGTAACCGACCGTGCCGAACCAGCTACGCCCGACCGTAGCAGGCGTCCGAGCAGGCACGCCGCCGCGGGACTGGGGCGAACGGGCTAGTACTGGCAACTGTGAACCATTGCCCCGGTCTGTGCTGCCGCGCTTGTATGGCCAGGGCGGACGTGCCGGACCCGCCTCCGGTGCGACGGGAGACTTCGGCCCCCTGCGCGCGGTCCGCGCCCCGCGCCCGCCGGTGGCCGCACCCGGAACCGGTGGCCCGGCCTGCCCCCAGACGCCGGGCCACCGGTCACCTCGCCGCCGGGCCGCGGCCGGTGTTACCAGTCGGTAGTATCCGGTCCATGGTCCTGCGGAAGAACATCCTCATCACCGGCGCCAGTTCGGGACTCGGCGAGGGCATGGCCCGGCAGTTCGCCGCGCGCGGACGCCATCTCGCGCTGTGCGCCCGGCGTACCGAGCGCCTCGACGAGCTCGCGGACGAGCTGCGGGCGGCCTATCCCGGGATCACGGTGCTCACGCGTGCCCTCGACGTGAACGACCACGACCGGGTGTTCACCGTGTTCGAGGAGTTCCGTGCCGAACTCGGCGGGCTGGACCGGGTGGTGGTCAACGCCGGGCTGGGCAAGGGGCAGCCGGTGGGCACCGGACGGTTCGACGCCAACCGGGAAACGCTGGAGACCAACCTCGTCGCCGCCGCCGCGCAGATCGAGGCCGCGACCGGGATCTTCCGCGAGCAGCGCGGCGGGCACCTCGCCGTGGTCTCGTCGTTCAGCGCGATCCGCGGTCTCCCGAAGAACGTCACCGCGTACGCCGCTTCGAAAGCCGGGATCTCCTCGTTCGTCGACGGCACGCGGCTGGAACTGCGCGGCCGCGGGATCGCGGTGACCGAGCTCCGTCCCGGGTACATCGAGTCCGAGATGACCGCTCGCGGCGGCGGGAACCTGCTGATCTCGTCCGCGGAGTCGGGTGCGCGGGCGCTGGTCAAGGCGATCGAGGCGGAGCCGCGGCGGGCGTACGTGCCGGCTTGGCCGTGGGTGCCGCTGACCCTGGTCATGCGGTTCATCCCCGGCCGGTTCCTCCGCCGGTTCGTCTGAAGGGGCACGGCCGATGGGTGCGCTCTACCTGGTGCGGCACGGTCAGGCGTCGTTCGGTGCGGCGGACTACGACGCGTTGTCCCCGCTCGGGTTCGAACAGTCCACTGTGGTCGGTGCGGAGCTGCGCCGGCGCGGGGTGGAGTTCTCGCAGGTGCGCTCGGGCACCCTCGCCCGGCAGCGGGACACCGCGGCGACCGCGATGAAGGCGCTGGGTTGCGACGTGCCGGTGATCGAGGACCCGCGCTGGAACGAGTACGACCACGTGGACATCTCGGCCCACCACGCCGGTGGTGCGCCGCAGGAGGATTCGCGGGCCTACCAGAGCGTGCTCGACGCCGCGCTCGCCGCGTGGGTCGAGGCGGGCGACAGCGGGCCGTGTGCGGAGACCTGGCCGGCCTTCCGCGCACGCTGCGCCGCGGCGCTCGCCGATCTCGTGGCGGCACTGGGCAAGGGTGAGCACGCGCTGGTGTTCACCTCCGGCGGCGTGCTCGGCGCGCTGGCGGGAACGGTGCTGGGCGTCCCGGAGACCGGCCTGCTGAAACTCAACCGCGTCACCGTCAACACCGGGATCACGAAGCTGACTTCCGGACGGGGCGGAGTGAACCTGGTGTCCTACAACGAGCACGCGCACCTCGAAGGCGAGGCGGCGCGGCTGCTCAGCTACCGCTAGCAGGCGCCGGGTCGAGCAAGCCGAGGGGCACCATCGGTACCCGTTTGCGCAGGGTTGCCGACGTGCGGCTCACCGGGCCGCGGATCTTGTTAGGCTGCAAGGAGCAGGACGTCTTCAGGGCTGTGGGGGGTTTTGGTGTCCAATCCGCTGGTCGCGCAGCCGAAGGAGACGTCGGCGGTCGCCGGGGTTCCCTTGCTCGAGGACGCGACCGGACTGAAGGACGCGATCGAGAGCAAGAACTGGGCGGCGGTCGCGATCGGCGCGGTCGGCACCGCTCTCGACGTACTCACCGCGGTGATGGACCCGTTCGGCGCGATCTTCGCCGCCGGGGTCGGCTGG carries:
- a CDS encoding bifunctional 3'-5' exonuclease/DNA polymerase, whose protein sequence is MQVITGREEDSGYHIEGPAGARRGLSRAEWVAQVRELEAAHRPRWVLPSVEAEYPALVEAGVRLDRCHDLSLAEGLLLAHEGRETESRSLRAAWARARGEEPPDDGPAFGEDVQPTLFSPRGPGLPEGVTVAVAARRVLAEQEKRVAALDAPGRMRMLLAAESASALAAVEMSAAGLPWRADLHRELLAERLGPRVPYGQRPKALVALAAEISEAFGGREVNPDSSVSVVRALAREGIEVPSARKYLLRDIDHPAVAPLLQYKELSRLHSANGWAWLDEWVTDGRFRPHYVVGGVVSGRWATRGGGALQIPKVLRTCVRADPGWKLVVADAAQLEPRVLTALSGDRRLAEVAAATDLYARLAEALFSGARYVPLRPGDTRDDRARAKIAMLSAMYGGTSGEAGPLLALLRQRFPDAVSYVERAAAAGERGERVRSRLGRTAPAPSAAWRALTGGVAEDEAAETRARRASRGWGRFTRNFVVQASAADLTAVLLATLRRRLPDPAHLVFFLHDEVIVHTPADLADEVAALIEDTVAEAARLLFGEACPVRFPMHAVPVDTYAEAK
- a CDS encoding SDR family oxidoreductase — translated: MVLRKNILITGASSGLGEGMARQFAARGRHLALCARRTERLDELADELRAAYPGITVLTRALDVNDHDRVFTVFEEFRAELGGLDRVVVNAGLGKGQPVGTGRFDANRETLETNLVAAAAQIEAATGIFREQRGGHLAVVSSFSAIRGLPKNVTAYAASKAGISSFVDGTRLELRGRGIAVTELRPGYIESEMTARGGGNLLISSAESGARALVKAIEAEPRRAYVPAWPWVPLTLVMRFIPGRFLRRFV
- a CDS encoding acyl-CoA synthetase translates to MSVAALAGKVTETVRSIEVMRRAGLVPFPRLDEGLRSLAAVRRYGPFAGACHIAARRDSSAIAVADERGPLTFKQLDDQSNALARAWSQRGLGPGTVIAALCRDHRGLVLAMAASGKLGAPLLLMNTGFAKPQLADVAKREKVRALVYDEEFTGLLDAVPDVERYLAWVDEPGEQDIPLLDELIAGTDDRPVAAPAKPGGFVLLTSGTTGTPKGAPRPHTSALASAQFLDRIPLRSGEATYLGAPLFHATGLSQAILSFALGCKVVLRRKFDPEATLKGVAEHRCTALVLVPTMLQRMVDLPEEIRAKYDTSCLRIIFVAGSALSPDLGNRASAAFGDVVHNLYGSTEVAVASVATPQDWRRAPGTVGRPPVGCRVVLYDEHGKQITEPDVTGRVFVGSGLSFGGYTDGRNKEIIDGLLSSGDVGHFDAEGLLFIDGRDDEMIVSGGENVFPVEVENLLVEHAEVVEAAVLGVADDEFGQRLKAFVVRTGGSALDAEAVRDYVKANLARYKVPRDVEFLDELPRNATGKVLRAQLS
- a CDS encoding DinB family protein, with product MTRYVDEVLHGAEFRECDLTGARLIGVVLQDAVIDGLVTNLVVNGVEVTEYVEAELDRRHPVRVLLRSEDPADLREASRRLHAGWAATIERVRRTPGIERRSVNGEWSAAQTMRHLVFVHDSWFRRCCLSSTELFTPMGIGPTVEAYRGAHGLDLSLEPALDEIVSVRAAQAAELEAWLDEVTAAQLAARAPVPDDDVWPPYARGRSVRQCLGTVLTETFEHHGFCVRDLDLVEAQDAE
- the hrpA gene encoding ATP-dependent RNA helicase HrpA, translated to MLRDEHRLRRRLDGARRARDKQAAAERIAADVETARLRVQARRESLPEIEYPVELPVSRLKDEIADAIRDHQVVIVAGETGSGKTTQLPKICLELGRGVRGQIGHTQPRRLAARTVADRIAGELRTELGETVGYKVRFTDQSGQDTLVKLMTDGILLAEIQTDRMLRQYDTLIIDEAHERSLNIDFILGYLKQLLPRRPDLKVIITSATIDPERFSQHFGNAPIVEVSGRTYPVEVRYRPLADPDDPAADPDRDQTQAIADAVRELSAEGPGDVLVFLSGEREIRDTADVLGRLGLPNTEVLPLYARLSAADQHRVFQRHTGRRIVLATNVAETSLTVPGIKYVIDPGTARISRYSHRTKVQRLPIEPVSQASANQRKGRCGRTSDGICVRLYSEADFESRPEFTDPEILRTNLASVILQMTSLGLGDMAAFPFVEPPDRRQVTDGVQLLRELGAFEAGETAKLTEVGRQLALLPVDPRMGRMVLEAARNGCVREVMIIAAALSIQDPRERPAEKQQAADAQHARFADPASDFLAYLNLWEYVSEQQKTLTGSRFRRMCRAEYLNYLRIREWQDIFGQLRQLAKPLGIALNTTPAEPQRVHTSLIAGLLSHIGLKDPAKGDYLGARGARFAVFPGSSLFKKQPRWVMSAELVETSRLWGRVNARIEPEWVEPLAGHVVKRTYSEPHWERKQGAVMAVERVTLYGVPLVADRRVNYGRIDPEVSRELFIRHALVDGDWHTNHAFFAENRALLDEVEDLENRARRRDILVDDETLFEFYDRRVPADVVSVRHFDSWWKKARRADPDLLSFEKSMLINESADSVREADYPDSWTQGTLVFGLTYQFEPGTDADGVTVHLPLPVLNQVTPDGFDWQVPGLRAELVTQLIKSLPKALRRNFVPAPDTAKEALLRVSPSDGPLAEVLSDELHALRGVDVPLSAWDFSAVPDHLRMSFRVVDERGKRLAEGKSLEELKRRMAPRVRETISRAADSIEKAGLTRPAFGELPKVFASTRRGHDVKAYPALVDEGASVAVRLLDTPAEQRHAMWSGTRRMLRLNLNSPMKFITRSLSNSSKLVLNRNPHGSVAGLLEDCVDCAVDALMTEAGGPTWDEAGFAVLLEKVRAGLNTEVLRVLTDVEAILRAANDVETRLADARGPAESLADLRHQIDGLVHAGFVTETGAARLPNVVRYLRGALRRLEKLPTEPTRDLQRTADVAWITREYETALAELPPGTSSPALAEVRWMIEELRVSFFAQTLGTAHPVSLKRITKALDEALG
- a CDS encoding histidine phosphatase family protein, producing MGALYLVRHGQASFGAADYDALSPLGFEQSTVVGAELRRRGVEFSQVRSGTLARQRDTAATAMKALGCDVPVIEDPRWNEYDHVDISAHHAGGAPQEDSRAYQSVLDAALAAWVEAGDSGPCAETWPAFRARCAAALADLVAALGKGEHALVFTSGGVLGALAGTVLGVPETGLLKLNRVTVNTGITKLTSGRGGVNLVSYNEHAHLEGEAARLLSYR